One window of Campylobacter sp. RM12651 genomic DNA carries:
- a CDS encoding TlpA disulfide reductase family protein produces MKAILLSVALLFFTACFDKKEDKKEEESEQITQVEVKKEPDFNRLIKFSLKFYNSDEIFEIKRINNDNKDLEFTSNDKIILFNFFTTWCPPCKAEIPHLNDLALKYKDRLRVIGVLLEDKSDEEIAKFIKDNGISYDIVTGDNNYTFLKVLGEINGIPYIALYDQNGKNINNYLGAVYEEMLDIDIQKVMK; encoded by the coding sequence ATGAAAGCTATATTGCTAAGCGTTGCTTTATTGTTTTTTACAGCTTGTTTTGATAAGAAAGAAGATAAAAAAGAAGAAGAAAGCGAACAAATTACTCAAGTTGAAGTTAAAAAAGAACCTGATTTTAATAGACTAATTAAATTCTCTTTAAAATTTTATAATAGCGATGAGATTTTTGAAATTAAAAGAATTAATAATGATAATAAAGACTTAGAATTTACTTCAAATGATAAAATTATATTATTTAATTTCTTTACTACTTGGTGCCCACCTTGCAAGGCTGAAATTCCACACTTAAATGATTTAGCATTAAAATATAAAGATAGATTAAGAGTTATTGGCGTTTTATTAGAAGATAAAAGTGATGAAGAAATAGCTAAATTTATTAAGGATAATGGTATTAGCTATGATATTGTTACAGGTGATAATAATTACACATTTTTAAAAGTTTTAGGAGAAATTAACGGCATTCCATATATTGCTTTATACGACCAAAATGGTAAAAATATAAACAACTATCTAGGTGCAGTTTATGAAGAAATGCTTGATATTGATATTCAAAAGGTTATGAAATAA
- a CDS encoding DedA family protein: MQEFIEKFVEYGYILVFLYSLGGGMLALLALGVFASAYNVNPYISILVAFVGNFLGSSALFYFTRASKKDFQKHLVKHKRKLALLVVLFRKNGFIFTLVCKFVYGLKTLGPIAAEISKLSFFRFSIYNLISCFVWAVVVFYAAFYLGDSLAKTFDEYSSYMPIILLVLLIVIFTYLKIKAKK, translated from the coding sequence ATGCAAGAATTTATAGAAAAATTTGTAGAATACGGATATATTTTAGTATTTTTATACTCTTTAGGCGGCGGTATGTTAGCACTGCTTGCCTTAGGAGTGTTTGCAAGTGCTTATAATGTAAATCCTTATATTAGTATTTTAGTAGCTTTTGTAGGTAATTTTCTAGGCTCATCGGCTTTATTTTATTTTACTAGAGCTAGTAAAAAAGACTTTCAAAAACATCTTGTAAAGCATAAAAGAAAACTAGCTCTTTTAGTAGTTTTATTTAGAAAAAATGGCTTTATTTTTACTTTAGTTTGTAAGTTTGTTTATGGGCTTAAAACCTTAGGTCCAATAGCAGCTGAGATTTCAAAATTAAGCTTTTTTAGATTTAGTATTTATAATTTAATTTCTTGTTTTGTTTGGGCTGTTGTGGTGTTTTATGCGGCGTTTTATTTAGGAGATAGCTTGGCTAAAACTTTTGATGAATATTCATCTTATATGCCAATTATTTTACTTGTTTTATTGATTGTAATTTTCACATATTTAAAAATAAAAGCGAAGAAATGA
- the pepT gene encoding peptidase T: protein MLVEDFIKYVKISSQSDASKSNTPTSEGQLQLAKLLKSELENLGLSEIKLNDNGILTALLAGDKTKTSLGFVAHLDTIDVGLSPCVNPKILRFEGKDLDLGKAVLEISKHPEIMKYLNEDIIFSDGSSVLGADNKAAIAVIINLIKTLKNSDINHPDIFLAFVPDEEIGLLGSKQLNLDDFRTTHPYTIDCCEVGELMYETFNAASAKLNIIGVSAHPMNAYKIMLNPTLLANEFINLFDRLQTPENTKDKDGYIWINEMHSNQNEASVCLNIRDHDKTKFEEKKEYIKTCVDFMQNKYKKASFKLEMSDTYYNLKDALNDDNKDSLDKLYKAFELSNIKANTIAMRGGTDGSALSVKGLFTPNFFTGAHNFHSRFEFLPVKSLEKSYEVALNLVKIYSN, encoded by the coding sequence ATGTTGGTAGAAGACTTTATAAAATATGTAAAAATCTCATCTCAAAGCGACGCTAGTAAGAGTAATACTCCTACTAGTGAAGGGCAGTTACAATTAGCGAAATTATTAAAAAGTGAGTTAGAGAATTTAGGACTTAGTGAAATTAAGCTAAATGATAATGGTATTTTAACCGCACTTTTAGCTGGTGATAAAACTAAGACTAGCTTAGGTTTTGTAGCTCATCTTGATACTATTGATGTTGGGCTTAGTCCTTGTGTAAATCCTAAGATTTTAAGATTTGAAGGTAAGGATTTAGATTTAGGTAAAGCGGTTTTAGAGATTTCTAAACACCCTGAAATTATGAAGTATTTAAATGAAGACATTATTTTTAGCGATGGCTCATCTGTTTTAGGGGCTGATAATAAGGCTGCAATTGCTGTTATTATAAACTTAATTAAAACTCTTAAAAATAGTGATATTAATCATCCTGATATATTTTTAGCTTTTGTGCCAGATGAAGAAATAGGGCTTTTAGGCTCAAAGCAGCTTAATTTAGATGATTTTAGGACAACTCATCCTTATACTATTGATTGTTGTGAGGTTGGGGAATTAATGTATGAGACATTTAATGCAGCAAGTGCAAAGCTTAATATAATAGGTGTATCAGCACACCCAATGAATGCTTATAAAATAATGCTAAATCCAACTTTATTAGCAAATGAGTTTATAAATCTTTTTGATAGATTGCAAACTCCTGAAAATACTAAAGATAAAGATGGATATATTTGGATAAATGAAATGCACTCAAATCAAAACGAAGCTAGTGTGTGTTTAAATATAAGAGACCACGATAAAACTAAGTTTGAAGAGAAAAAAGAATACATTAAAACTTGCGTTGATTTTATGCAAAATAAATATAAAAAAGCTAGTTTTAAACTAGAAATGAGCGATACTTATTACAATCTAAAAGATGCTTTAAATGATGATAATAAAGATAGTTTAGATAAATTATATAAAGCTTTTGAATTATCAAATATTAAAGCAAATACAATTGCTATGCGTGGTGGGACTGATGGAAGTGCGTTGAGTGTAAAGGGTCTTTTTACCCCGAATTTTTTCACAGGAGCACATAATTTTCATTCAAGATTTGAGTTTTTACCTGTTAAATCACTTGAAAAGTCTTATGAAGTAGCACTTAATTTAGTAAAAATATATTCAAACTAG
- the ftsY gene encoding signal recognition particle-docking protein FtsY, with amino-acid sequence MLDFLKKGLAKTLEAINQVKPKNEKISKDLLEEMLVNADITYEIVEEILYYLPPKDIVERADLERVMSSYFMYENPNSNSNDKPFVELILGVNGVGKTTTIGKLSNFYKNQGKKVLLGACDTFRAGAIMQLELWASKNNCDIVSTKQGHDPSAVAFDTITKALSKGYDNVIIDTAGRLENKKNLANELEKIIRISSRAYENAPHRKILVLDATQGNSGINQAKVFNDLVKLDGVIITKLDGTSKGGSLFAIARELELPILYFGYGEGANDIAPFKANEYLKVLLDGIFNNG; translated from the coding sequence ATGTTAGATTTTTTAAAAAAAGGCTTAGCAAAAACACTTGAAGCTATAAATCAAGTAAAACCAAAAAACGAAAAAATAAGTAAAGATTTATTAGAAGAAATGCTAGTAAATGCTGATATTACTTATGAAATAGTAGAAGAGATTTTATACTACTTACCGCCTAAAGATATAGTTGAAAGAGCAGATTTAGAAAGAGTAATGAGCTCATATTTTATGTATGAAAATCCTAATTCAAATTCTAATGATAAACCATTTGTAGAATTGATATTAGGTGTAAATGGAGTAGGAAAGACTACAACCATAGGAAAATTAAGTAATTTTTATAAAAATCAAGGCAAAAAAGTTTTACTAGGAGCTTGTGATACTTTTAGAGCAGGTGCAATTATGCAACTTGAACTTTGGGCTAGTAAAAATAATTGCGATATTGTAAGCACTAAGCAAGGGCATGACCCAAGTGCAGTTGCTTTTGATACCATTACTAAAGCACTTAGCAAAGGTTATGATAATGTTATTATTGATACAGCAGGAAGATTAGAAAATAAAAAAAATCTAGCAAATGAACTAGAAAAAATAATAAGAATTTCATCTCGTGCTTATGAAAACGCTCCACATAGAAAAATTCTAGTCCTAGATGCAACTCAAGGAAATAGTGGTATTAATCAAGCAAAAGTTTTTAATGATTTAGTAAAGCTTGATGGAGTAATTATTACTAAACTTGATGGAACAAGTAAAGGTGGTTCATTATTTGCAATCGCAAGAGAATTAGAGCTACCAATTTTATATTTTGGATATGGAGAAGGTGCAAATGATATTGCTCCTTTTAAAGCAAATGAATATTTAAAGGTTCTTTTAGACGGAATTTTTAACAATGGCTAA
- a CDS encoding prepilin-type N-terminal cleavage/methylation domain-containing protein has product MTELRANKCGFTLIELVLVLVVAGILSSIAISKINSNSLILAARSLSQDIYILRNLALNYDIYDYTTNYDKSYWQIYFHCVANTKTSYNKYKCNHQEFGYSIFSDSIGSSSSNPDANELAKDLFDKTKLIGARYAGISVDDNLLTTRTNLTKSFGITKIDVFYNLNNKYKKTHRIMVNELGELFASSYANKSKTYNLIKANSYIIRLSKSTNIDQNNSICIVINNVGFTTIPKNNNGQLISNIKKPIYCHNL; this is encoded by the coding sequence TTGACAGAGCTGCGTGCAAATAAGTGTGGCTTTACTTTAATTGAATTAGTTTTAGTTTTAGTTGTTGCTGGAATACTCTCAAGTATAGCAATATCAAAAATCAATTCAAATTCTTTAATCCTAGCGGCTAGGAGTTTATCTCAAGATATTTATATACTTCGTAATTTAGCACTAAATTACGATATATATGATTATACGACAAATTACGATAAATCATATTGGCAAATATATTTTCATTGTGTAGCAAATACAAAAACTTCATATAACAAATACAAATGCAATCATCAAGAATTTGGATATAGTATTTTTAGTGATAGCATAGGTTCTAGCTCATCAAATCCAGATGCAAATGAATTAGCAAAAGATTTATTTGATAAAACAAAATTAATTGGAGCTAGATATGCAGGAATAAGCGTAGATGATAATTTGCTTACAACAAGGACAAATCTTACAAAAAGCTTTGGAATAACTAAAATTGATGTATTTTATAATCTAAATAATAAATACAAAAAAACTCACAGAATAATGGTAAATGAATTAGGAGAATTATTTGCAAGTTCATATGCTAATAAATCAAAAACTTATAATCTAATAAAAGCTAATTCATATATTATTAGACTAAGCAAATCAACTAATATAGACCAAAATAACTCAATATGTATTGTAATAAATAATGTAGGTTTTACAACAATTCCTAAAAATAATAACGGACAACTTATTTCTAATATCAAAAAGCCTATATATTGTCATAATTTATAA
- the radA gene encoding DNA repair protein RadA, with the protein MAKKKSSLYECQACGNQQIRFLGKCPECGAFNSYLELNQTQIEVLKNEIKPNSNKAVSIKEVLIEQVDRFSTYDKELDLVLGGGLVVGSLVLLGGSPGVGKSTLLLKTAANLAKNGKKVLYVSAEESKSQIKLRANRLNANEDNLFLLTELCFENIKNEVLSNNYEVLIIDSIQTIYSENISSCAGSITQVRELTFELMKLSKSNNISTFIIGHITKEGSIAGPRVLEHMVDVVLYFEGDASKELRILRGFKNRFGSTSEIGIWQMSENGLISANNIKTRFVGKNHAGSALTIILEGSRAITLEVQALVCESAYAKRSATGFDRNRLDMILALLERKLEIPLARYDVFINISGGIKVSETAADLAVAAAIISSFKNRVLSNESVFIGELSLNGGICEVFSLDIRLNEAKNQGFKNAIIPNKSNFKGIKCFVANELAQVLEWM; encoded by the coding sequence ATGGCTAAGAAAAAATCAAGCCTTTATGAATGCCAAGCTTGTGGTAATCAACAAATTAGATTTTTAGGCAAATGCCCTGAATGTGGGGCATTTAATTCATATTTAGAATTAAATCAAACTCAAATTGAAGTATTAAAAAACGAAATAAAACCAAATTCAAACAAAGCAGTTAGCATTAAAGAAGTTTTAATTGAGCAAGTTGATAGATTTTCAACTTATGATAAAGAGCTTGATTTGGTTTTAGGTGGCGGGCTTGTTGTAGGCTCATTAGTTTTACTAGGTGGCTCTCCTGGTGTTGGCAAATCAACTTTACTCTTAAAAACCGCTGCAAACTTAGCAAAAAATGGCAAAAAAGTCCTTTATGTTAGTGCTGAAGAGAGTAAAAGTCAAATAAAACTTCGTGCAAATAGATTAAATGCTAATGAAGATAATTTGTTTTTATTAACTGAATTATGTTTTGAAAATATTAAAAATGAAGTTTTAAGCAATAATTATGAAGTCTTAATTATAGATAGTATTCAAACTATTTATTCAGAAAATATAAGTTCGTGTGCTGGTTCAATCACTCAAGTAAGAGAGCTTACATTTGAGCTAATGAAACTAAGCAAAAGCAATAATATTAGCACATTTATAATAGGACATATCACTAAAGAAGGCTCAATTGCAGGACCTAGAGTGCTTGAGCATATGGTTGATGTGGTGCTTTATTTTGAAGGTGATGCTAGTAAGGAATTAAGAATTTTAAGGGGCTTTAAAAATCGTTTCGGAAGCACTAGCGAAATAGGCATTTGGCAAATGAGTGAAAATGGACTTATAAGTGCAAACAATATTAAAACTAGATTTGTAGGTAAAAATCATGCAGGAAGTGCTCTAACTATTATTTTAGAAGGTAGCAGAGCAATTACTCTTGAAGTTCAGGCTTTAGTATGCGAAAGTGCTTATGCTAAAAGAAGTGCAACTGGATTTGATAGAAATAGACTTGATATGATTTTAGCCTTGCTTGAGAGAAAATTAGAAATTCCACTTGCAAGATATGATGTATTTATAAATATTAGCGGTGGGATAAAAGTTAGCGAGACTGCTGCTGATTTAGCAGTTGCAGCTGCTATAATATCTAGCTTTAAAAATAGAGTTTTAAGCAATGAGAGTGTATTTATTGGGGAGCTTAGTTTAAATGGTGGAATTTGCGAAGTTTTTAGCCTTGATATTAGACTTAATGAAGCAAAAAATCAAGGCTTTAAAAATGCTATAATTCCAAATAAAAGTAATTTTAAAGGTATTAAATGCTTTGTAGCTAATGAGTTAGCTCAAGTTTTAGAATGGATGTAA
- the rny gene encoding ribonuclease Y produces the protein MTLVEIISLLAVFILGGALGVLVAKRIHEAHFKIHEEQAKAKAKVIEYEAEKILRNADKVLENAKASEGKIELSYKKSYDEKILELQKEHDKKILEIEKKEQILAINEQKLDEFKASIVKSEQAANELMEEANMLKKSCEAKMQELLSSIENISGLTQSEARELVINQAKEDARDEIAHIVRKCEEEAKSQAKAKAGYILAQATTRFAGEYASERLISVINLKSDDLKGRIIGKEGRNIKTLEMVLGVDVIIDDTPNAIIISSFNVLRRAIAKKVIDLLIDDGRIQPARIEELHERVSKEFEEEMFNEGQNIIMDLGLTKMAPELVKLIGRLKYRASYGQNALAHSLEVAHLAGIIAAECGGNTRLARRAGILHDIGKALTHEYEGSHVDLGAMVCERHKEHPVVLNAIFAHHGHEDALSIEAAAVCTADVLSAARPGARREVLEAFLKRVSELEAIAKQHSQVKKAYAINAGREIRVIVNAKLINDDESVLLAKEIASEITSSLQFPGEIKVNVIRETRAVELAK, from the coding sequence ATGACATTAGTTGAAATTATATCGTTATTAGCGGTATTTATTCTAGGAGGAGCATTAGGGGTTTTAGTAGCCAAAAGAATACACGAAGCTCATTTTAAAATTCACGAAGAACAAGCAAAAGCAAAAGCAAAAGTGATTGAATATGAAGCTGAAAAAATACTAAGAAATGCTGATAAAGTTCTAGAAAATGCCAAAGCAAGTGAGGGTAAGATTGAGTTGAGTTATAAAAAATCTTATGATGAAAAGATTTTAGAACTTCAAAAAGAACACGATAAGAAAATTCTAGAAATTGAGAAAAAAGAGCAAATTCTAGCAATAAACGAACAAAAATTAGATGAATTTAAAGCAAGTATTGTAAAAAGCGAGCAAGCTGCAAATGAATTGATGGAAGAAGCAAATATGCTTAAAAAATCTTGCGAAGCAAAAATGCAAGAATTATTAAGCAGTATTGAAAATATAAGTGGTTTAACTCAAAGCGAAGCAAGAGAATTAGTAATAAATCAAGCTAAAGAAGATGCAAGAGATGAAATCGCTCATATCGTAAGAAAATGCGAAGAAGAAGCAAAATCTCAAGCAAAGGCAAAAGCAGGATATATCCTAGCACAAGCTACTACTAGATTTGCAGGTGAATATGCAAGTGAGAGATTAATTAGCGTAATAAATCTTAAAAGCGATGATTTAAAAGGAAGAATTATCGGTAAAGAAGGAAGAAATATAAAAACACTTGAAATGGTTTTAGGTGTTGATGTAATTATTGATGATACTCCAAACGCAATTATTATTAGCTCATTTAATGTTTTACGCCGTGCAATTGCTAAAAAAGTAATTGATTTATTAATAGATGATGGAAGAATTCAGCCAGCTAGAATTGAAGAATTACACGAAAGAGTTTCAAAAGAATTTGAAGAAGAAATGTTTAACGAAGGTCAAAATATCATAATGGATTTAGGACTTACAAAAATGGCCCCTGAATTAGTAAAATTAATTGGCCGTTTAAAATATCGTGCAAGTTACGGACAAAACGCATTAGCACATAGCTTAGAAGTTGCACATTTAGCAGGAATTATCGCAGCTGAATGTGGTGGTAATACAAGACTTGCAAGGCGTGCTGGAATTTTACATGATATTGGCAAGGCTTTAACTCACGAATATGAAGGTAGCCATGTTGATTTAGGTGCTATGGTTTGTGAAAGGCACAAAGAGCATCCTGTGGTATTAAACGCTATTTTTGCTCATCACGGGCATGAAGATGCTTTAAGTATTGAAGCTGCTGCAGTTTGCACGGCTGATGTTTTAAGTGCGGCAAGACCAGGTGCTAGAAGAGAAGTTTTAGAAGCGTTTTTAAAGCGTGTTAGTGAGCTTGAAGCTATTGCAAAACAACATTCTCAAGTTAAAAAAGCTTATGCAATTAATGCTGGTCGTGAAATTAGAGTTATTGTAAATGCTAAGCTAATTAATGATGATGAAAGTGTTCTTTTAGCTAAAGAAATAGCTAGTGAAATAACAAGCAGCTTACAATTTCCAGGAGAAATTAAAGTAAATGTTATCCGTGAAACTAGAGCTGTGGAGCTAGCGAAATAA
- a CDS encoding 5-formyltetrahydrofolate cyclo-ligase encodes MDKKLIREKFHKENYKFCKNYGSFRAILKIISKVKTNKKLNLLIYIAKDKEINLYKYKRFLCKKFNIYIPKMLSDNSLAFNKLRFPLSEVRFKIKESSSKIENVKIDIAIIPVLGIDKDFRRVGFGKGFYDRTFSKIDYDLLIIFIQNIKSVTKNKICLKSDIQGDFYIANGKTIKRKRSYDIS; translated from the coding sequence ATGGATAAAAAGTTAATAAGAGAAAAATTTCATAAAGAAAATTATAAATTTTGTAAAAATTACGGAAGTTTTAGAGCTATTTTAAAAATAATATCTAAAGTTAAAACAAATAAAAAATTAAATCTTTTAATTTATATTGCAAAAGATAAAGAAATAAATCTATATAAATACAAAAGATTTTTATGTAAAAAATTCAATATTTATATTCCAAAAATGCTTAGTGATAATAGTTTAGCTTTTAATAAATTAAGGTTTCCATTAAGTGAAGTTAGATTTAAAATAAAAGAAAGCTCAAGTAAGATTGAAAATGTTAAAATTGATATTGCAATTATACCTGTTTTAGGAATTGATAAAGATTTTAGAAGAGTAGGTTTTGGCAAAGGATTTTACGATAGAACTTTTTCTAAAATTGATTATGATTTATTAATTATTTTTATTCAAAATATAAAATCCGTTACTAAAAACAAAATTTGTTTAAAATCGGATATTCAAGGCGATTTTTATATCGCAAATGGTAAAACAATAAAAAGAAAGAGAAGTTATGACATTAGTTGA
- a CDS encoding prepilin-type N-terminal cleavage/methylation domain-containing protein produces MKKAFTMIELLVVMVVGAILSAVAVSKIHTSELIDAARSIANDIRYTKILALGDDAYDGTNGYHNKYYRFTIASNKIYKISKTEYNTKGSTPVLAEYAEDFLNPDKRICDFENNENCATRTAILKIKKYNITFTPTTPTTTPASGLTPTDTIIFNELGEPLNFNQNPSGFKIEISKGSDIACIYVEKYSGFVHIDRAACK; encoded by the coding sequence ATGAAAAAAGCTTTTACTATGATTGAATTATTAGTTGTTATGGTTGTTGGTGCTATACTTAGTGCGGTTGCTGTTTCTAAAATACATACAAGTGAATTAATAGATGCTGCTAGAAGTATTGCAAACGATATTAGATATACAAAAATTCTAGCGTTAGGAGATGACGCTTATGATGGAACAAATGGTTATCATAATAAATATTATCGTTTTACAATAGCTTCTAATAAGATTTATAAAATTAGTAAAACCGAATACAACACAAAAGGAAGTACGCCTGTTTTAGCAGAATATGCTGAAGATTTTTTAAATCCTGATAAAAGAATATGTGATTTTGAAAACAATGAAAATTGTGCTACAAGAACAGCTATTCTTAAAATTAAAAAATACAATATAACATTTACCCCAACTACACCAACAACAACTCCTGCTAGCGGTCTAACACCTACGGATACTATTATATTTAATGAATTAGGAGAGCCTTTAAACTTTAATCAAAATCCAAGTGGATTTAAAATAGAAATTTCAAAAGGTAGTGATATAGCTTGTATTTATGTAGAGAAATATTCTGGATTCGTACATATTGACAGAGCTGCGTGCAAATAA
- a CDS encoding AbgT family transporter: protein MVENQQIKRNGFEKILHKIEVLGNKLPDITILFLIAFFIVMILSFALSFIDFSYIHPVSHEKIVVKNMFEIHNLTELIVRLGVNFITFPALQLVLVATLGVSIAEGSGYIRALLIKMIGIVPKSIVVPVVILISIFCHIVSDSAYVFLMPIAAAMYYSAGRHPIAGITTSFAALAGGFSASYIPSVVDPLMQEFTQKAARTIDPEISVNVLCNYFLSIFSTFSVIAACWFVSSKIIEPMLNKTMPIDSDCKIAHLENEKLSSQENKAYWGATLTFIFMALLLFAVSIPDDSVMRGANGSLTSADAALMKAIVPLVFLFLAIPGYVYGKISGSIKTSSDLSKMAASSLNTLTTFIVFCFVCGQFLYVFNTSNLSTLLAISGAEFLKSMNMPSVFTVLGVIIFTSFLNIFVTSATSKWAILSVIFVPMLMLLGISPELTQAAYRTSDSAVNVMTPMFPFYPLVIGYCQKYYKKTGVGTLSSLMLPFGIALWIALVGSLFIFWALGLPLGFDTTYVYNFKG from the coding sequence GATTTTAAGTTTTGCATTAAGTTTTATTGATTTTTCTTACATTCATCCAGTTAGTCATGAAAAAATTGTAGTTAAAAATATGTTTGAAATTCATAATTTAACTGAACTAATAGTTAGATTAGGCGTTAATTTTATAACTTTTCCTGCTTTACAATTAGTTTTAGTTGCTACTTTAGGAGTTAGTATTGCAGAAGGCAGTGGTTATATTAGAGCATTACTAATTAAAATGATAGGAATAGTTCCAAAAAGCATTGTTGTTCCTGTGGTTATATTAATTTCTATATTTTGCCATATAGTATCGGATAGTGCTTATGTATTTTTAATGCCAATTGCAGCTGCTATGTATTATAGTGCAGGTCGCCATCCAATAGCTGGAATTACTACTTCATTTGCTGCACTTGCAGGTGGGTTTAGTGCTAGTTATATTCCAAGTGTAGTTGATCCGTTAATGCAAGAATTTACTCAAAAAGCAGCAAGGACAATTGACCCTGAAATAAGCGTAAATGTATTGTGTAATTATTTTTTAAGTATTTTTTCAACCTTTAGCGTAATTGCTGCTTGTTGGTTTGTTAGCTCAAAAATTATTGAGCCTATGCTAAATAAAACTATGCCTATTGATAGTGATTGCAAAATCGCTCATTTAGAAAATGAGAAATTAAGCTCACAAGAAAATAAAGCTTATTGGGGAGCAACTTTAACATTTATATTTATGGCTTTATTATTATTTGCTGTATCAATTCCAGATGATTCGGTTATGCGTGGTGCTAATGGCTCACTTACTAGTGCTGATGCAGCTTTAATGAAAGCTATTGTTCCATTAGTATTTTTATTCTTAGCAATTCCAGGATATGTTTATGGAAAAATTAGTGGCTCTATAAAAACTTCAAGTGATTTATCAAAAATGGCTGCAAGTAGTTTAAATACTCTTACTACTTTTATAGTATTTTGTTTCGTATGCGGGCAGTTTTTATATGTATTTAATACTTCAAATCTTTCAACTCTATTAGCAATTTCAGGAGCTGAGTTTTTAAAGAGTATGAATATGCCTTCAGTTTTCACTGTTTTAGGAGTGATTATATTTACAAGCTTTTTAAATATTTTTGTTACATCAGCTACATCAAAATGGGCTATATTAAGCGTTATTTTTGTTCCTATGTTAATGTTACTTGGAATTAGTCCTGAACTTACTCAAGCAGCATATAGGACGAGTGATAGTGCGGTAAATGTTATGACACCTATGTTTCCATTTTACCCATTAGTGATTGGTTATTGTCAAAAATATTATAAAAAAACAGGGGTTGGAACACTTAGTTCATTAATGCTTCCATTTGGTATTGCTTTATGGATAGCTTTAGTTGGTAGTTTATTTATATTCTGGGCTTTAGGTCTTCCGTTAGGATTTGATACTACTTATGTTTATAATTTTAAAGGTTAG